The Deinococcus metallilatus genome segment TGCTCGGTCAGCCCACCGGGCCGAAAGCGAAACGCTCTTAACGTTAAGAGCAGGTTCGGCCGACCCCAACGGGCGCGGCTCACATCCCGGTTCCCTCTTCCACCAGCAGCCCGCTGAGGGCCTCGATGTGACGGACCAGGGCGCTGTGGTCTTCCCCGGTTCGCCCGCTGTCCCCCGCCGCATACTCGGCATAGAGCTGGCGGGCCAGCGTGGTGAGCGGCAGCGCGGCGCCGACCTCCGCCGCCACTTCGAGCACGGTGTCCAGGTCCTTGAGCTGGGTGGCGACCGTTCCACCGGGGATGAAGTTGCGTTCCAGCATCCGCGCCCCGTGTTCGGTCAGGATGCGGCTCTGGCAGAAGCCGCCCAGGATGGCCTCGCGCACCTGCGCCGGGTCGGCCCCACCTGCGCGGGCCAGCGTCAGCCCCTCGGCGACCGCGCCGATGGTCACGCCCACGATGGCCTGGTTGACCAGCTTGGCGAGCTGCCCGCTGCCCAGCGGCCCAACCCGGGTGACCCGCCCCAGCACGTCCAGCACCGGCCGGGCCTCGTCGATCCACTCCTGCGGCCCGCCCGCCATGATCGCCAGCTCGCCGCGCGCCGCGCCAGCCGTCCCGCCGCTGACCGGGGCATCCAGAAACCGCAGCCCCAACGCCTGTGCCCGCGTGCCCAGGTCACGGGCCGTGGCCGGGTGAATGCTGCTCATGTCAACGAACAGCGTACCCGGGCGCGCGGCGGCGAAGGCTCCACCCAGCAGCACCTCGGTGACCACGCCGCCGTTGGGCAGCAGGGTGATGATCCGTTCGCCTTCTGCTGTGGCCTCGGCGGCACTGCCCGCGACTCTGGCCCCCAGTTCCCCCAGCGCCGCCAGACTCGCGGCGGAGCGGTTGTACACGGTGAGAGGAAACCCGGCGCGCAGCAGGTTCTCAGCGACCGGGCGGCCCATCCGGCCGGTGCCGATCAGGGCCAGGTGGGGAAGGGGAGGAGAGCCGGAGGAACCGCGGGGAGAGGCAGCCATGCGTGAGTCTCCCGCTGGGCAGCCGGGCAGGCGCGGCCCTGCACAGACAGGGTGCTCGCTGGCCCTGGGAGACGTTGGCCTGGGCACCGAAGGCTGGACCGCCGGGAGCCACGGCGGCGCGTCTGGCGGGACGCCTTCAGGGCTGGGACAACCCTTCCGTTCTGCCTGCCGTCAGGCGCCCGACAAAGGCCCGCATGGCCTCGAAGGTCCGTTCCGGTTGCTCCCGGTGAGGGGTATGGGCGCAGTCCGGCAGCATCAGGGCCTCGGCGGGTCCCCCCGTTCGCTGCACGATGGCCTGTACCTGGGCGGATGTACCGTACTGGTCCTCTTCGCCCTGGATCACCAGCAGCGGCACGGTGATGCCCGGCAAATATTCCTCGATGTTCCACCTCTCGAAGTCGGGGGAGAGCCATACGTCGTTCCAGCCCCGGAAGGCGTTGTCCACGTCGCGGTGGTGCCGGGCGAGCCTTGCACGCAGGTCCGTATGTTCATAAGCCTCCTTCGCCTCCGCGATGGACGCCACACTCAGGTCCTCATTGAAGACGTGGGCCGCCTCGGTGATGACCCCCAGGAGGCCTGGGCGGGGCGCGCCGCCCGCATTGATCAGCGCGATGCTGCCGCCGTCCGAGTGGCCGATCAGGAGATGTTCCCTCACCCCGAACTGTTCCAGCAGTTCCGGCAGTACCTCCAGGCCCTCGTGGTGCATGTAGCGGGTGGGGCGGGGGAGGGGAACGGGGCCGCTCTGCCCGTAGCCCGCGCGGCTGTAGACCAGCGCGCCG includes the following:
- a CDS encoding alpha/beta fold hydrolase codes for the protein MALSSQGDLPEAAHQPVIGGHPLEVQWHGPSPAEAPTLVFLHEGLGSASLWRDFPRRLAEATGCGALVYSRAGYGQSGPVPLPRPTRYMHHEGLEVLPELLEQFGVREHLLIGHSDGGSIALINAGGAPRPGLLGVITEAAHVFNEDLSVASIAEAKEAYEHTDLRARLARHHRDVDNAFRGWNDVWLSPDFERWNIEEYLPGITVPLLVIQGEEDQYGTSAQVQAIVQRTGGPAEALMLPDCAHTPHREQPERTFEAMRAFVGRLTAGRTEGLSQP
- a CDS encoding NAD(P)-dependent oxidoreductase is translated as MAASPRGSSGSPPLPHLALIGTGRMGRPVAENLLRAGFPLTVYNRSAASLAALGELGARVAGSAAEATAEGERIITLLPNGGVVTEVLLGGAFAAARPGTLFVDMSSIHPATARDLGTRAQALGLRFLDAPVSGGTAGAARGELAIMAGGPQEWIDEARPVLDVLGRVTRVGPLGSGQLAKLVNQAIVGVTIGAVAEGLTLARAGGADPAQVREAILGGFCQSRILTEHGARMLERNFIPGGTVATQLKDLDTVLEVAAEVGAALPLTTLARQLYAEYAAGDSGRTGEDHSALVRHIEALSGLLVEEGTGM